A single window of Ischnura elegans chromosome 8, ioIscEleg1.1, whole genome shotgun sequence DNA harbors:
- the LOC124163936 gene encoding TRAF3-interacting protein 1 isoform X2 produces MGEEVKPAVIKKTQDTLGKFIKRPPLTEKLLRKPPFRFLHDVVTSVIRETSFLDGLFSDEEMNSENVCDKESKMAFLQKVIDVVNISCGVSLSVRPAKIVAGYEPEKTNELLQIIGRAIEKKVDSSAAVQRVLAKAKGSDQPKGKKPHHTKKEEPVSKVRKPLAEKKKAPKEGGGEIQPGSGSSKVGEREKAPKAGGGDEGKQQKEQPGRRLSKVGEKALKPGGGEEGKHPKVQPERGSSKGSQREKVAKEVGREESKQQKAQPGRGSSKGGEKAQKVGGGEELQKTQQEKKSSSNGKGGEKPTRDPREQPEMLSRKKTKKQPSEEGISEQVPGQSMGEGPSADVSKEAIGEEEVGSMEAVDVAEGAPLAAGGEDGLVPSEGEGEEVADGSRNVAVTKREPMRATATPPGVVGTQQRVAIATPVIRPSSTQGGRPRSARPHAPRLRSALGGLVPAEQATQEEEVPPIISSSEVTGAEEFLVEEAVQERRAGDSDGVVLTEKQGVLVTKILETKRELESGGGGDSQAGNTGDEGRHDSRAGLQSLVQAVARAAHPLGALLTLLRENVDSMRAEASRWRTLGEQLRKRLADEDKQMELELQPLSAVLLELEQRVQEEREAVSAAKGRVFRADQRICSMLDAHSSAGY; encoded by the exons ATGGGGGAAGAAGTTAAACcagctgtaataaaaaagactcaagATACCTTGGGAAAGTTCATCAAAAGACCTCCTCTCACCGAAAAGCTTTTAAGAAAACCCCCTTTTCGATTTTTGCATGATGTTGTTACTTCG GTGATTCGGGAGACCAGTTTTCTTGATGGACTTTTCTCCGATGAAGAGATGAACTCTGAAAATGTCTGTGATAAAGAAAGTAAAATGGCATTTTTGCAAAAGGTCATTGATGTAGTCA ACATATCATGTGGAGTGTCTCTGTCTGTTCGACCTGCAAAAATTGTTGCAGGTTATGAGCCGGAGAAGACAAATGAACTTCTGCAAATTATTGGAAGGGCCATTGAGAAGAAG GTGGATTCTTCGGCCGCAGTGCAGAGAGTGCTGGCTAAAGCAAAGGGCTCAGATCAGCCCAAAGGGAAGAAGCCTCATCATACTAAGAAAGAG GAGCCCGTGAGCAAGGTGAGGAAGCCCCTGGCAGAGAAGAAGAAGGCCCCAAAAGAGGGTGGTGGGGAGATACAGCCAGGAAGTGGGTCTAGTAAAGTGGGTGAGAGGGAGAAGGCCCCAAAGGCGGGAGGTGGGGATGAGGGCAAGCAGCAGAAGGAGCAGCCGGGAAGGCGGTTGAGCAAAGTGGGCGAGAAGGCCCTAAAGCCGGGAGGTGGAGAGGAGGGAAAGCATCCGAAGGTGCAGCCAGAAAGGGGGTCGAGCAAAGGGAGCCAGAGGGAGAAGGTCGCAAAGGAGGTAGGCAGGGAGGAGAGCAAGCAGCAGAAGGCACAGCCAGGAAGGGGGTCAAGCAAAGGGGGTGAGAAGGCCCAAAAGGTGGGCGGAGGGGAGGAGTTGCAGAAGACGCAGCAGGAAAAGAAGTCAAGCAGCAATGGCAAAGGGGGTGAGAAGCCCACCAGGGATCCCAG GGAGCAACCCGAGATGCTGTCAAGGAAGAAGACAAAGAAGCAGCCATCAGAAGAGGGCATAAGTGAGCAAGTGCCTGGCCAAAGCATGGGGGAGGGGCCATCGGCTGATGTATCAAAGGAAGCCATtggagaggaggaggtggggtcGATGGAGGCAGTGGATGTTGCCGAAGGGGCACCATTGGCCGCTGGTGGTGAGGATGGATTGGTGCCATCTGAGGGAGAAGGAGAGGAGGTGGCCGATGGTAGCAGAAATGTTGCTGTCACTAAGAGAGAGCCAATGAG GGCCACAGCCACGCCTCCTGGTGTGGTTGGTACGCAGCAGAGGGTGGCTATCGCCACTCCTGTCATACGCCCTTCGTCCACTCAAGGGGGGAGACCACGAAGTGCCCGTCCCCATGCACCACGCTTGCGCTCCGCTCTCGGGGGCCTTGTACCAGCTGAGCAGGCAACTCAGGAGGAAGAGGTTCCACCCATCATCAGCAGCAGTGAGGTGACGGGGGCAGAGGAGTTCTTAGTGGAGGAGGCAGTGCAGGAGAGAAGGGCTGGAGATAGCGAT GGGGTGGTGCTAACTGAGAAGCAGGGTGTGCTTGTCACCAAGATCCTCGAGACCAAGAGGGAGCTGGAGTCAGGTGGTGGCGGTGACTCTCAAGCTGGCAATACG ggAGATGAAGGACGCCATGATAGCAGAGCAGGGCTTCAATCCTTGGTACAGGCTGTTGCACGTGCTGCACACCCCCTTGGTGCCCTCCTCACCCTCTTGCGGGAGAATGTCGACTCAATGAGGGCAGAGGCATCCAGGTGGCGAACACTGGGAGAGCAGCTGCGCAAAAGACTTGCAGATGAGGACAA GCAGATGGAGCTGGAGTTACAGCCATTGAGTGCAGTCCTCTTGGAGTTGGAGCAGAGGGTGCAGGAAGAGCGGGAGGCTGTCTCTGCTGCCAAGGGGCGCGTCTTTCGAGCCGACCAGAGAATATGCTCCATGCTGGATGCTCATAGCAGCGCAGGCTACTGA
- the LOC124163936 gene encoding TRAF3-interacting protein 1 isoform X1 produces MGEEVKPAVIKKTQDTLGKFIKRPPLTEKLLRKPPFRFLHDVVTSVIRETSFLDGLFSDEEMNSENVCDKESKMAFLQKVIDVVNISCGVSLSVRPAKIVAGYEPEKTNELLQIIGRAIEKKVDSSAAVQRVLAKAKGSDQPKGKKPHHTKKEEPVSKVRKPLAEKKKAPKEGGGEIQPGSGSSKVGEREKAPKAGGGDEGKQQKEQPGRRLSKVGEKALKPGGGEEGKHPKVQPERGSSKGSQREKVAKEVGREESKQQKAQPGRGSSKGGEKAQKVGGGEELQKTQQEKKSSSNGKGGEKPTRDPRREQPEMLSRKKTKKQPSEEGISEQVPGQSMGEGPSADVSKEAIGEEEVGSMEAVDVAEGAPLAAGGEDGLVPSEGEGEEVADGSRNVAVTKREPMRATATPPGVVGTQQRVAIATPVIRPSSTQGGRPRSARPHAPRLRSALGGLVPAEQATQEEEVPPIISSSEVTGAEEFLVEEAVQERRAGDSDGVVLTEKQGVLVTKILETKRELESGGGGDSQAGNTGDEGRHDSRAGLQSLVQAVARAAHPLGALLTLLRENVDSMRAEASRWRTLGEQLRKRLADEDKQMELELQPLSAVLLELEQRVQEEREAVSAAKGRVFRADQRICSMLDAHSSAGY; encoded by the exons ATGGGGGAAGAAGTTAAACcagctgtaataaaaaagactcaagATACCTTGGGAAAGTTCATCAAAAGACCTCCTCTCACCGAAAAGCTTTTAAGAAAACCCCCTTTTCGATTTTTGCATGATGTTGTTACTTCG GTGATTCGGGAGACCAGTTTTCTTGATGGACTTTTCTCCGATGAAGAGATGAACTCTGAAAATGTCTGTGATAAAGAAAGTAAAATGGCATTTTTGCAAAAGGTCATTGATGTAGTCA ACATATCATGTGGAGTGTCTCTGTCTGTTCGACCTGCAAAAATTGTTGCAGGTTATGAGCCGGAGAAGACAAATGAACTTCTGCAAATTATTGGAAGGGCCATTGAGAAGAAG GTGGATTCTTCGGCCGCAGTGCAGAGAGTGCTGGCTAAAGCAAAGGGCTCAGATCAGCCCAAAGGGAAGAAGCCTCATCATACTAAGAAAGAG GAGCCCGTGAGCAAGGTGAGGAAGCCCCTGGCAGAGAAGAAGAAGGCCCCAAAAGAGGGTGGTGGGGAGATACAGCCAGGAAGTGGGTCTAGTAAAGTGGGTGAGAGGGAGAAGGCCCCAAAGGCGGGAGGTGGGGATGAGGGCAAGCAGCAGAAGGAGCAGCCGGGAAGGCGGTTGAGCAAAGTGGGCGAGAAGGCCCTAAAGCCGGGAGGTGGAGAGGAGGGAAAGCATCCGAAGGTGCAGCCAGAAAGGGGGTCGAGCAAAGGGAGCCAGAGGGAGAAGGTCGCAAAGGAGGTAGGCAGGGAGGAGAGCAAGCAGCAGAAGGCACAGCCAGGAAGGGGGTCAAGCAAAGGGGGTGAGAAGGCCCAAAAGGTGGGCGGAGGGGAGGAGTTGCAGAAGACGCAGCAGGAAAAGAAGTCAAGCAGCAATGGCAAAGGGGGTGAGAAGCCCACCAGGGATCCCAG AAGGGAGCAACCCGAGATGCTGTCAAGGAAGAAGACAAAGAAGCAGCCATCAGAAGAGGGCATAAGTGAGCAAGTGCCTGGCCAAAGCATGGGGGAGGGGCCATCGGCTGATGTATCAAAGGAAGCCATtggagaggaggaggtggggtcGATGGAGGCAGTGGATGTTGCCGAAGGGGCACCATTGGCCGCTGGTGGTGAGGATGGATTGGTGCCATCTGAGGGAGAAGGAGAGGAGGTGGCCGATGGTAGCAGAAATGTTGCTGTCACTAAGAGAGAGCCAATGAG GGCCACAGCCACGCCTCCTGGTGTGGTTGGTACGCAGCAGAGGGTGGCTATCGCCACTCCTGTCATACGCCCTTCGTCCACTCAAGGGGGGAGACCACGAAGTGCCCGTCCCCATGCACCACGCTTGCGCTCCGCTCTCGGGGGCCTTGTACCAGCTGAGCAGGCAACTCAGGAGGAAGAGGTTCCACCCATCATCAGCAGCAGTGAGGTGACGGGGGCAGAGGAGTTCTTAGTGGAGGAGGCAGTGCAGGAGAGAAGGGCTGGAGATAGCGAT GGGGTGGTGCTAACTGAGAAGCAGGGTGTGCTTGTCACCAAGATCCTCGAGACCAAGAGGGAGCTGGAGTCAGGTGGTGGCGGTGACTCTCAAGCTGGCAATACG ggAGATGAAGGACGCCATGATAGCAGAGCAGGGCTTCAATCCTTGGTACAGGCTGTTGCACGTGCTGCACACCCCCTTGGTGCCCTCCTCACCCTCTTGCGGGAGAATGTCGACTCAATGAGGGCAGAGGCATCCAGGTGGCGAACACTGGGAGAGCAGCTGCGCAAAAGACTTGCAGATGAGGACAA GCAGATGGAGCTGGAGTTACAGCCATTGAGTGCAGTCCTCTTGGAGTTGGAGCAGAGGGTGCAGGAAGAGCGGGAGGCTGTCTCTGCTGCCAAGGGGCGCGTCTTTCGAGCCGACCAGAGAATATGCTCCATGCTGGATGCTCATAGCAGCGCAGGCTACTGA